A stretch of the Aphis gossypii isolate Hap1 chromosome 2, ASM2018417v2, whole genome shotgun sequence genome encodes the following:
- the LOC114127286 gene encoding uncharacterized protein LOC114127286, translating into METVREEAPKRTLGEADDDGNGTKRLKTDPETYQFLSTVENIKTVNDPKKWNILPSIVYDLLALLKKTEKPKSVEEKRDKLDTDFKEVSSNQNCQEKLLNNASKHDNLKEEDKCHKISIEDSNLKVPNITKVSIQNTNKLDLSSEYITENVPKKSKASPVQLVVENTAVHKAEEIKDESNRKTIVVKELHTSTDNAYNLSVSTNNFPCTDPFTNDISKAVMSTESVSNVATSTYNVYNTPFLAASGTNISNTLNTFTNSIYNTAIHSSKSSNTIIVPENSTQQVISITKKNFREQMFEILNEKCFNNISKILLTKPSLCTCKGCTFVTSLPIKQSAAYSLLFTSNDLESSNVPDAGSSISPKNDCNSNQSNTPCRYQKTLTYEDSPKNIWINHLTSLINKKDSSSQNCHHTTNKIDVSKKLNSVQNVINKVHKITRHISSNLPFCSKCKGPKLNKYNSCKCSRSLNRCYKKDK; encoded by the exons ATGGAAACAGTCCGCGAAGAAGCTCCTAAACGGACGTTGGGTGAAGCCGACGACGACGGTAACGGTACGAAAAGACTGAAAACCGACCCTGAAACTTATCAGTTCTTGTCAAcggtagaaaatataaaaactgtgAATGACCCGAAAAAGTGGAATATACTGCCTTCGATTGTGTACGATTTGCTCGCGCTATTGAAGAAAACGGAAAAACCTAAATCTGTCGAGGAAAAACGA gATAAACTTGATACTGATTTTAAAGAAGTTTCATCAAATCAAAATTGCcaagaaaaacttttaaataatgcttCCAAACATGATAATTTGAAAGAGGAAGATAAATGCCATAAAATTAGTATCGAAGATTCCAATTTAAAAGTTCCAAATATTACAAAAGTTTCCatccaaaatacaaataaattagacTTGTCATCAGAATATATAACAGAAAATGttccaaaaaaatcaaaagctTCACCTGTTCAACTGGTTGTAGAGAATACTGCTGTTCAcaag gctGAAGAAATAAAAGATGAATCAAATAGAAAAACTATTGTTGTCAAAGAGCTGCATACATCTACAGACAatgcttataatttatctgTGTCTACAAACAATTTTCCTTGTACAGATCCATTCACAAATGATATTTCTAAAGCGGTTATGTCTACAGAGAGTGTTTCTAATGTAGCTACATCtacttataatgtttataatactcCCTTTCTTGCAGCATCTGGaactaatatttctaatactttgaatacatttacaaatagtatttataatacggcCATACATTCATCTAAAAGTagcaatacaataattgtacctGAGAATAGCACTCAACAAGTTATttctataacaaaaaaaaattttagagaGCAAATGTTTGagattttaaacgaaaaatgtttcaacaatatttcaaaaatacttttaactaaACCATCTTTATGTACTTGTAAGGGTTGTACATTTGTGACTAGCTTACCGATAAAACAATCAGCAGCATATAGTCTTTTATTCACATCAAACGATTTGGAATCTTCAAATGTACCAGATGCTGGTAGTTCTATTTCTCCTAAAAATGACTGTAATTCGAACCAATCAAATACACCATGTAGATATCAAAAAACACTTACTTATGAAGACTctcctaaaaatatttggattaatcatttaacttctttgattaataaaaaagatagTTCCTCCCAAAATTGTCATCATACGactaataaaattgatgtttcaaaaaaattgaactccgtacaaaatgttattaataaagtgCATAAAATCACTCGACATATTTCATCGAATCTTCCATTTTGTAGCAAATGTAAAGGaccaaaattgaataaatataatagttgtaaatGTAGTCGATCTTTAAACAGatgttataaaaaagataaataa
- the LOC126550022 gene encoding uncharacterized protein LOC126550022: MDEFSDHRKKDVPSEFRVRARFYAIRQVDGERAYDWYKRVRAAAEPCGFGAVRQPQWTPVADKFVTGLRPGPVADRLLGERADGRLDYLLAAAIEAEEAAAAADGATRRRRIAGGETSGRRLPAGGTAPDLLSEIREGLKLYRYSSSGEGYDDRSIVRDGGGGGDDPRINDNKHKLSQISNVKMIGNMKSMVDGKSCLEKNDYTPLTCKNCCELATRLLENLEEKTHLYHQQSTIIITPKNPLVIASLLVIITTIQIVTVHCGQIMTVE, from the exons atGGACGAATTTTCGGATCACCGGAAAAAGGACGTACCGTCCGAGTTCCGAGTCCGCGCTCGCTTCTACGCGATCCGCCAGGTGGACGGCGAACGGGCGTACGACTGGTACAAGCGGGTGCGGGCGGCCGCCGAGCCGTGCGGGTTTGGCGCCGTCCGCCAGCCGCAGTGGACGCCGGTCGCCGACAAGTTCGTCACGGGGTTGCGGCCGGGTCCGGTGGCCGACCGGTTGCTCGGCGAACGAGCGGACGGCCGGCTGGACTACTTGCTGGCCGCGGCGATCGAGGCCGAggaggcggcggcggcggccgacGGTGCGACGCGACGACGGCGGATCGCGGGCGGCGAGACGTCCGGTCGTCGTCTGCCGGCCGGCGGAACGGCGCCGGACTTGCTGTCCGAAATACGCGAAGGGTTGAAGCTGTACCGGTACAGCAGCAGCGGCGAAGGGTACGACGATAGAAGTATCGTCCGCGACGGTGGCGGCGGAGGAGACGACCCGCGG attaatgataataaacataagtTATCGCAAATATctaatgtaaaaatgattgGTAATATGAAATCAATGGTTGATGGAAAATCgtgtttggaaaaaaatgattatacacCTCTGACGTGTAAAAACTGTTGTGAGTTAGCAACGAGACTATTGGAAAATCTGGAGGAAAAAACTCATTTATATCACCAAcagagtacaataataattaccccGAAAAACCCTTTAGTGATAGCAAGTCTACTAGTTATTATCACGACGATTCAAATTGTTACTGTTCATTGCGGACAAATAATGACCGTAGAATAA
- the LOC114127287 gene encoding multiple inositol polyphosphate phosphatase 1-like: MKGQSSRILLLLAFLSASLTGGDSCYEPMDSDPYLYFSHKTAYQLIFNSKFKPVPYCRPTFVWMFIRSGTSYPNTNESLAIRQLHQFKDRVIKNHEERRNGNLCRHVLDSLKRWEFEVNPTSEDDISPQGRMDMQLLARRTKDKMSEVLVKEINKNTFKIYASEDRKVMNSAEEFSKTMFGDDFRYKVPIEKVQSNSSFIGLESCPKWTDAIQNSEASLFRKSPEYMDMVSQISKRLGFLENITDSIVQAMYESCRYNKALVIESYPAWCGLFTRQELQLLEYYEDLDYYYKYGYGSEINTKVGCPIAKELMGYLSAVAKNDSDRPSAVFRFGSSAGLLTTLLALEVAKDPVPLTHYNYHAQYRRQWRMSQVDPFSGNFAAVFYKCDQGDEENKVMFYLNEGVYDYPGCNVGLCSWKFIENKFRHYLRPDGCNDEVCRDRSRASGVRSAVWVVALIPIALAYLRV, encoded by the exons ATGAAGGGTCAATCATCAAGAATATTGCTGTTGCTCGCGTTCTTGTCAGCTAGTTTGACTGGCGGCGATTCGTGCTATGAACCGATGGACTCGGATCCATACCTGTATTTTTCACATAAGACTGCCTATCAGCTGATATTCAACTCGAAGTTCAAACCAGTGCCTT ATTGCCGTCCAACATTTGTATGGATGTTTATCAGATCGGGCACTAGTTATCCGAATACCAACGAATCCTTGGCAATTCGTCAGTTGCATCAATTCAAAGATAGGGTGATAAAAAATCATGAAGAACGtagaa ATGGAAATCTATGTAGACATGTATTAGACAGTCTAAAACGTTGGGAATTTGAAGTTAATCCTACTTCAGAAGATGATATTTCACCCCAGGGTAGAATGGACATGCAGCTACTTGCAAGAAGGACAAAGGACAAAATGAGTGAAGTTTTAGTTAAAgaaatcaacaaaaatacGTTCAAA ATTTATGCCAGTGAAGACCGAAAAGTTATGAATAGTGCTGAGGAATTTTCTAAAACAATGTTCGGAGATGACTTTAGGTATAAAGTTCCAATCGAAAAAGTTCAAAGCAACTCAAGTTTTATTggg TTAGAGTCTTGTCCTAAGTGGACTGATGCAATCCAGAATTCCGAAGCTTCGCTATTTCGTAAATCGCCAGAATACATGGACATGGTGAGCCAGATAAGTAAAAGATTGGGTTTTCTAGAAAACATCACTGaca gTATAGTCCAAGCGATGTACGAATCGTGCCGGTATAATAAAGCTCTTGTGATCGAATCTTACCCGGCATGGTGTGGCCTGTTCACTAGACAAGAGTTACAG cttttagaatattatgaagatttggactattactataaatacggTTACGGTTCTGAAATAAACACAAAAGTTGGATGCCCGATCGCTAAAGAGTTAATGGGATATTTGAG TGCTGTggcgaaaaacgattctgataGACCTTCGGCTGTATTTAGGTTTGGCTCCTCGGCTGGGTTGTTGACTACGCTATTGGCTTTAGAAGTGGCCAAAGACCCGGTTCCTCTGACCCATTACAATTACCATGCTCAGTATCGTCGACAATGGAGAATGTCACAGGTGGACCCGTTTTCTGGTAATTTTGCCGCCGTGTTTTACAA GTGTGATCAAGGCGACGAAGAGAACAAAGTGATGTTCTACTTGAACGAGGGCGTGTACGATTATCCGGGCTGCAACGTGGGTCTGTGCTCTTGGAAGTTCATCGAGAACAAATTCAGACATTATCTCAGACCCGACGGCTGCAACGACGAGGTGTGTCGCGACCGAAGTCGAGCGTCGGGTGTGCGGTCGGCCGTTTGGGTCGTCGCGCTGATTCCAATAGCACTCGCGTACTTGCGCGTTTGA